In Francisella hispaniensis FSC454, a genomic segment contains:
- the ftsA gene encoding cell division protein FtsA has protein sequence MGFGNSSFCAVDLGSHKITVAIGQLAENNSIKILGVSQKQSKGIKQGSVINLEMAMETLNAALDEAKSIAGVDVKEVTLGISAPSISGFNSYGLAAVENGEVSIEDLAMAIKTAKAVPMSADTEMLHVLQRDYIVDGQPGVTEPIGMFAVRLESNVHIIVASSRLLQNVRKCVSSCGYTISNLVVEHLAASSAALTDNEKEMGVCLVNIGADSTSFSVFTDGGICYTSSIKTGGASISSDISKVFRLPIEAAESLKLQYGYAASKYLKNPDEKIDIPNSLGNAKKRISLQDLSLVIEARVEEIFEALYRELDQRRLLEVISSGIVFTGGGAKLKGLARLAEDMFKLPVRVGGPIEVSGANEVIHNPSYATVVGLLKYAAENSDTSSEQKIEEDVMEIDENTGKSKKKIISSVKGWFSNNF, from the coding sequence ATGGGTTTTGGGAATAGTAGTTTTTGTGCTGTAGATTTAGGCTCACACAAAATAACAGTTGCAATTGGTCAACTTGCTGAGAACAACAGTATAAAGATATTGGGAGTTAGTCAGAAACAATCAAAAGGAATCAAGCAGGGTTCTGTAATTAACCTTGAAATGGCTATGGAAACGCTTAATGCGGCTCTTGATGAGGCTAAAAGTATAGCGGGCGTGGATGTTAAGGAAGTTACTCTAGGGATTAGTGCTCCTAGTATTAGTGGCTTTAACTCGTATGGTTTAGCAGCAGTTGAAAACGGCGAAGTCAGTATTGAAGACTTAGCTATGGCGATTAAAACTGCAAAAGCGGTTCCAATGTCAGCAGATACAGAGATGTTACATGTTTTACAAAGGGATTATATTGTCGATGGTCAGCCTGGAGTTACAGAGCCAATAGGTATGTTTGCTGTAAGGCTAGAGTCTAATGTGCATATAATAGTGGCATCATCACGCTTATTACAAAATGTGCGTAAATGTGTTTCAAGTTGTGGTTATACTATTAGTAATCTTGTTGTTGAGCATTTAGCCGCAAGTAGTGCAGCTCTTACTGACAATGAAAAAGAAATGGGTGTTTGTCTTGTAAATATTGGTGCTGACTCAACAAGTTTTTCAGTGTTTACTGATGGAGGTATTTGTTATACCTCAAGTATTAAGACAGGCGGTGCAAGTATTTCTTCAGATATTTCTAAAGTATTTAGACTTCCTATAGAGGCAGCTGAGAGCTTGAAGTTACAATATGGTTATGCTGCAAGCAAATACCTTAAAAATCCTGATGAAAAAATAGATATACCAAACTCATTAGGGAATGCTAAAAAAAGGATATCATTACAAGACTTATCTTTGGTTATTGAAGCAAGAGTAGAAGAGATATTTGAAGCATTATATCGTGAGTTGGATCAACGCCGACTGTTAGAAGTTATTTCATCAGGTATTGTTTTCACAGGAGGTGGAGCTAAGCTTAAGGGCCTTGCTAGACTTGCTGAAGACATGTTTAAGCTACCAGTAAGGGTTGGTGGACCTATTGAGGTCTCTGGAGCTAATGAAGTTATTCATAATCCATCGTATGCAACTGTTGTTGGACTATTAAAGTATGCAGCTGAGAATAGTGATACAAGTAGTGAGCAGAAGATTGAAGAAGATGTGATGGAAATAGATGAAAACACTGGGAAGTCTAAGAAAAAGATAATCTCATCTGTAAAGGGCTGGTTTTCAAATAATTTTTAA
- the ftsZ gene encoding cell division protein FtsZ, whose product MFDFNDSMVSNAIIKVVGVGGGGGNAVQHMCEEVSDVEFFALNTDGQALSKSKVQNILQIGTNLTKGLGAGANPEIGKRAATEDRAKIEQLLEGADMVFITAGMGGGTGTGGAPVVAEVAKEMGILTVAVVTKPFPFEGPRRMKAAEQGIDELTKHVDSIITVPNEKLLSVLGKGASLIDAFNAANDVLGNAVKGVSELITKPGLINVDFADVRAVMTNMGLAMMGMGEASGENRAREAAEAAISSPLLEDINLDGAKGVIVNITAGMDMSIGEFEEVGEVIRSFISDEAIVIAGTVIDPDMTDSMKVTVVVTGIEKVAMKRGFGIEKTSNQQQGTSSFTNKTAAPFLRKETEIVAGATNTPKTDSDDVNKSDIPSFLRRR is encoded by the coding sequence ATGTTTGATTTTAACGATTCAATGGTTTCAAATGCCATAATTAAAGTTGTTGGTGTTGGTGGCGGTGGTGGTAATGCTGTACAACACATGTGTGAAGAGGTTTCTGATGTTGAGTTTTTTGCCCTAAATACAGATGGTCAGGCGTTATCAAAATCAAAAGTTCAAAATATATTACAAATTGGTACAAACCTAACAAAAGGTTTAGGTGCTGGTGCTAATCCAGAGATTGGTAAGAGAGCTGCAACTGAAGACAGAGCTAAAATCGAGCAACTTTTGGAAGGTGCTGATATGGTTTTCATTACTGCTGGTATGGGTGGTGGTACAGGTACAGGTGGAGCACCTGTAGTTGCAGAAGTAGCAAAAGAAATGGGTATACTTACAGTAGCTGTAGTCACTAAGCCTTTCCCTTTTGAAGGACCAAGAAGAATGAAAGCTGCTGAGCAGGGTATAGATGAGTTAACAAAGCATGTTGATTCAATAATTACTGTACCAAATGAGAAGCTTCTAAGTGTGCTTGGCAAAGGTGCATCGTTAATAGATGCGTTTAATGCGGCAAATGATGTTTTGGGTAATGCGGTAAAAGGCGTATCTGAACTTATTACTAAACCTGGTCTTATCAACGTTGACTTTGCTGATGTCAGAGCAGTTATGACTAATATGGGCTTAGCAATGATGGGTATGGGTGAAGCTAGTGGTGAAAATAGAGCTAGAGAAGCTGCAGAAGCTGCTATCTCAAGCCCACTTTTAGAAGATATTAACCTTGATGGTGCTAAAGGTGTAATTGTAAATATTACAGCTGGTATGGATATGTCTATTGGTGAATTTGAAGAAGTTGGTGAAGTGATTAGATCCTTCATTTCTGATGAGGCTATCGTGATAGCTGGTACAGTTATTGACCCAGATATGACTGATTCTATGAAAGTGACTGTTGTTGTTACTGGTATAGAGAAAGTTGCGATGAAAAGAGGCTTTGGTATAGAGAAGACATCTAACCAACAACAAGGTACTTCAAGTTTTACAAATAAAACAGCAGCACCTTTTTTAAGAAAAGAGACTGAGATTGTTGCTGGTGCTACTAATACACCAAAAACTGATTCTGATGATGTAAATAAATCAGATATTCCTAGTTTCTTAAGAAGAAGATAA
- the lpxC gene encoding UDP-3-O-acyl-N-acetylglucosamine deacetylase — MMKQKTIAKEFSVTGVGLHSGVDVSMTVKPADVDSGIVFRRADLNPVVDIKVTPSSIKEAIMCTLLTKDGDQNLSVSTIEHLMSAFAMFEVDNVLIEVNAPELPVMDGSSYEFTQLLKEVGIIEQNSARKGIRILKPVRVEHEDKFAEVLPSETLKYEFKIHWDHPVIAATNDHIVFEYDLDEYIKMVSKARTFGFYEQLAYLHQNNLAKGASLDNAVGITNEGVLNEGGLRYDDEFVRHKLLDAIGDFYVGGYILGHFNCFKSGHTLNNKLLHAIFADKGAWEYI; from the coding sequence ATGATGAAACAAAAAACTATAGCAAAAGAATTTTCTGTAACCGGTGTTGGTTTACATTCTGGTGTAGATGTTTCTATGACTGTTAAGCCAGCTGATGTTGATAGCGGTATAGTATTTCGTCGTGCTGATTTAAATCCAGTTGTTGATATCAAAGTTACTCCATCTAGTATTAAAGAAGCTATTATGTGTACACTTTTAACAAAAGATGGTGATCAAAATCTATCGGTATCAACAATTGAACATTTGATGTCTGCATTTGCTATGTTTGAGGTTGATAATGTCTTGATTGAGGTTAATGCTCCAGAGTTGCCAGTAATGGATGGTAGCTCTTATGAGTTTACACAGTTACTAAAAGAAGTTGGTATCATTGAGCAAAACTCTGCTAGAAAAGGTATCAGAATCTTAAAACCTGTAAGAGTTGAGCATGAAGATAAGTTTGCTGAGGTTTTACCTAGTGAGACATTAAAATATGAGTTTAAGATTCACTGGGATCATCCTGTAATTGCAGCGACAAATGATCATATAGTTTTTGAGTATGATCTTGATGAATATATTAAGATGGTTTCAAAGGCTAGAACATTTGGTTTCTATGAGCAGCTTGCATATTTACATCAAAACAATCTTGCTAAAGGAGCATCGTTAGATAATGCCGTTGGTATTACTAATGAAGGTGTCCTTAACGAAGGCGGTTTGCGTTATGATGATGAGTTTGTCAGACATAAGCTTTTAGACGCGATTGGTGATTTCTATGTTGGTGGTTATATCTTAGGTCATTTCAATTGTTTTAAGTCAGGTCATACTCTTAATAACAAGCTTCTGCATGCTATCTTTGCGGATAAAGGCGCTTGGGAATATATCTAG
- the dnaX gene encoding DNA polymerase III subunit gamma/tau, translating into MSYQALARKYRPQSFSEVAGQQHALNSLVHALETQKVHHAYLFTGTRGVGKTTLGRLLAKCLNCKTGVTAEPCNKCENCIAINNNSFIDLIEIDAASRTGVEETKEILDNIQYMPSQGRYKVYLIDEVHMLSKQSFNALLKTLEEPPEYVKFILATTDYHKIPVTILSRCIQLHLKHISQADIKDQLKTVLAKENINSDEQSLEYIAYHAKGSLRDALSLLDQAISFCGGELKQAQIKQMLGIIDSEEVYSIINAIIDNDPKAILPAVKNLALTESSADSVLDRIAEIWFACCIYSFTRSLDAVNDIDVDIINNILAKISIEQAHFLYQLTITAKKDIALAPNFETGVTMALLRLIAFQKKTLINTTQVSKTDISPIISKNDINLLKNTFKSEPPKQATKPIVTQNNNSTASENTQEQSLDKKWFNLLNRIKLKGFTKTLAFNSHLISDDTETFVIHLNEDAKKILELDPQSIAKLQASISEYLNNASFRLDIKNLPIDRVSTVQKSPAEIKRENAINKIHNDENTKLIKQALAINIKDQNIVLTD; encoded by the coding sequence ATGTCATATCAAGCATTAGCAAGAAAATATCGTCCTCAGTCATTTTCAGAAGTAGCTGGACAACAGCATGCTCTTAACAGTTTAGTGCATGCTTTAGAAACTCAAAAAGTCCACCATGCCTACTTATTTACAGGTACGCGTGGAGTTGGTAAGACAACGCTTGGTAGACTCTTAGCAAAATGTTTAAATTGTAAAACTGGTGTTACTGCTGAACCTTGTAACAAATGTGAAAACTGTATAGCAATCAATAATAACAGCTTTATAGATTTGATTGAGATCGATGCTGCTTCACGTACAGGTGTCGAAGAGACTAAAGAAATCCTAGATAATATCCAATATATGCCTTCACAAGGACGCTATAAAGTCTATCTGATAGATGAGGTACATATGCTATCTAAGCAAAGCTTCAACGCCTTGCTAAAGACTCTTGAAGAACCACCAGAGTATGTCAAATTTATCCTAGCAACTACAGATTATCATAAAATCCCTGTTACGATACTTTCTAGATGTATTCAACTTCATCTGAAGCATATCTCACAAGCTGATATCAAAGATCAACTAAAAACAGTCCTAGCTAAAGAGAATATAAACTCAGATGAGCAGTCACTTGAGTATATAGCTTATCATGCTAAAGGCAGCTTAAGAGATGCTTTAAGCTTACTTGATCAAGCTATTAGCTTTTGTGGTGGTGAACTTAAGCAAGCTCAGATTAAACAAATGCTTGGAATTATCGATAGTGAGGAAGTATATAGTATTATCAATGCAATTATTGATAATGATCCAAAAGCCATACTGCCAGCTGTAAAAAATTTAGCACTTACAGAAAGTAGTGCTGATAGCGTACTAGATAGAATTGCAGAAATTTGGTTTGCTTGTTGTATCTATAGCTTTACACGGTCTTTAGATGCTGTTAATGATATTGATGTTGATATAATCAATAATATTTTGGCAAAAATATCAATCGAACAAGCGCATTTTTTATATCAACTAACAATAACTGCCAAAAAAGATATTGCTTTAGCACCAAATTTCGAAACTGGTGTAACTATGGCTCTACTTAGACTTATAGCATTTCAAAAAAAAACCCTAATTAATACAACCCAAGTCTCTAAGACGGATATTAGCCCAATAATTTCTAAGAATGATATAAATCTACTTAAAAACACATTTAAGTCAGAACCGCCTAAACAAGCTACAAAACCTATTGTAACACAAAATAATAATTCAACAGCTAGTGAAAATACTCAAGAACAATCATTAGATAAAAAATGGTTTAATCTACTTAATAGGATAAAATTAAAGGGTTTCACAAAAACACTAGCTTTTAATAGTCATCTTATTAGTGATGATACTGAAACATTTGTAATCCATCTAAATGAAGATGCCAAAAAAATCCTTGAGCTTGATCCTCAAAGTATAGCTAAACTTCAAGCAAGTATTAGTGAGTACCTTAATAATGCTAGTTTTAGATTAGATATCAAAAACCTACCTATAGATAGAGTCTCAACTGTTCAAAAGTCACCAGCTGAGATTAAGCGTGAAAATGCTATAAATAAGATTCATAATGATGAGAATACAAAGCTTATTAAACAAGCTCTAGCAATTAATATAAAAGATCAAAATATAGTTTTAACAGATTAG
- the prfB gene encoding peptide chain release factor 2 (programmed frameshift) — protein sequence MESINYKLVLKDLTARIQSLRDYLDYDAKKEKLTEVLMELEDGSIWDNPEYAQNLGKQKVELENVVHNCEHISETLQTLTELIDLAEEDESLMQEIAKDTQDVASEIEKLEFRRMFSGKMDANNAFLDIQSGSGGTEAQDWAEMLMRMYMRWADSHGFKVSVDNVSDGDVAGIKGCTLKIEGEYAYGWLRTETGIHRLVRKSPFDSNSKRHTSFASVFISPEVDDDIDIEINPADLRVDTYRASGAGGQHVNKTDSAVRITHIPTNIVVQSQSDRSQHKNRDNAMKQLKSKLYEMELQKRNAEKNALEDSKADIGWGSQIRSYVLDQSRIKDLRTGVENTNTQAVLDGDLDKFIEASLKSGL from the exons ATGGAATCTATAAATTATAAGCTTGTGTTAAAAGATTTAACGGCCCGTATTCAATCTTTACGGGACTATCTT GACTATGATGCTAAGAAAGAAAAGCTAACAGAAGTGCTAATGGAGCTCGAGGATGGTTCTATTTGGGACAATCCAGAATATGCACAAAATTTAGGTAAGCAAAAAGTTGAGCTAGAAAATGTCGTGCATAATTGTGAGCATATTTCAGAAACATTACAAACTCTAACTGAGCTAATTGATCTTGCTGAAGAAGATGAGTCTTTGATGCAAGAAATTGCTAAAGATACACAAGATGTAGCTAGTGAAATTGAGAAGCTTGAGTTTCGGCGGATGTTTTCAGGTAAAATGGATGCTAATAACGCCTTTTTGGATATTCAGTCAGGCTCTGGAGGTACAGAGGCGCAAGATTGGGCAGAGATGCTAATGCGGATGTATATGCGTTGGGCAGATAGTCATGGCTTTAAGGTAAGTGTTGATAATGTCTCAGATGGTGATGTTGCAGGTATCAAAGGGTGCACCTTAAAAATAGAGGGAGAATATGCCTATGGTTGGCTACGTACCGAAACTGGTATTCATAGATTAGTACGTAAATCACCTTTTGACTCAAACAGTAAACGTCATACATCTTTTGCATCAGTGTTTATCTCACCTGAAGTTGATGATGATATTGATATTGAGATAAATCCTGCTGATTTACGAGTCGATACTTATCGCGCATCAGGTGCTGGTGGTCAGCATGTCAACAAAACTGATTCAGCTGTGAGAATAACGCATATTCCAACAAATATTGTGGTACAAAGTCAAAGCGATAGGTCACAGCACAAAAACAGAGATAATGCCATGAAACAGCTTAAGTCAAAGCTATATGAGATGGAGCTACAAAAGCGTAATGCTGAGAAGAATGCACTCGAAGATTCAAAGGCAGATATTGGTTGGGGTAGTCAGATTCGTTCGTATGTGCTAGATCAGTCGCGTATAAAAGATTTAAGAACAGGAGTTGAGAATACTAATACTCAAGCAGTATTAGATGGTGATTTGGATAAGTTTATTGAGGCTAGCTTAAAAAGTGGGCTATAA
- the lysS gene encoding lysine--tRNA ligase, giving the protein MSSKLKDFIKTAIKEYLEANDITVKDAIRGKIREQISEFLGEVNEINEQVKEQVAALVKKHITELQESSQIALRKEKLKNLAQQNNGISHPNSFRRNAVATELQARYADKTKQELEELDNKQQYKLTGRVVLRRVMGKASFITLQDYTGRIQVYLKKSDLPEGQYETFKNLCDLGDIVGISGTMFKTNTGELSVEANHFEILTKAIRPLPDKFHGLADQEMRYRQRYVDLITNEKAREVFKVRSKVVSFIRNYFDKLDFMEVETPMMHVLQGGAAAKPFKTHHNALDMPLYLRIAPELYLKRLVVGGFERVYEINRNFRNEGVSSRHNPEFTMLEFYMAYADYNDLMDLTEDMLSKLVQEVIGSEVLEYGEYKINFGGKYERISMVDSIVKYNDDITKEDLVTFESAKKIAEKLKIKVEAYHELGHLINEIFEETVEHQLIQPTFITDYPAVVSPLARRQDSNPEFTDRFEFFIGAREVANGFSELNDAEDQAERFRKQVEAAASGDDEAMPYDKDYIRALEYGLPPTAGQGIGIDRLVMYLTNSQSIRDVILFPHMKPE; this is encoded by the coding sequence ATGAGTAGTAAATTAAAAGATTTTATAAAAACAGCGATAAAAGAATATTTAGAAGCTAATGATATAACAGTTAAAGATGCTATTAGAGGCAAGATTAGAGAGCAGATTAGTGAGTTTTTAGGCGAAGTAAATGAGATAAATGAGCAGGTCAAAGAACAAGTCGCAGCACTTGTGAAAAAGCATATAACAGAATTACAAGAAAGCTCACAAATTGCTTTAAGAAAAGAAAAACTAAAAAATTTAGCTCAACAAAATAATGGTATAAGTCATCCAAATAGTTTCCGAAGAAATGCTGTTGCTACAGAGTTGCAAGCTCGCTATGCTGATAAGACTAAGCAAGAACTAGAGGAGTTAGATAACAAACAGCAATATAAATTGACAGGTAGAGTAGTTCTTCGTCGCGTGATGGGCAAAGCATCTTTTATAACACTACAAGACTATACTGGTAGAATCCAAGTTTATCTAAAAAAGAGTGATTTACCAGAAGGGCAGTATGAAACTTTCAAGAATCTATGTGACTTAGGTGATATTGTAGGTATTTCAGGAACTATGTTTAAGACAAATACCGGTGAACTTTCTGTTGAAGCAAATCATTTTGAGATTTTGACAAAGGCAATTCGTCCTTTACCTGATAAATTCCATGGTTTAGCAGATCAAGAAATGAGATATCGCCAAAGATATGTTGATTTAATTACAAATGAAAAGGCACGAGAGGTCTTTAAAGTACGCTCAAAAGTTGTTAGCTTTATCCGTAACTACTTTGACAAGTTAGATTTTATGGAAGTAGAGACACCAATGATGCATGTTTTACAAGGTGGTGCAGCGGCTAAGCCATTTAAGACGCATCATAATGCTTTGGATATGCCTTTATATCTGCGTATAGCTCCAGAACTTTATCTTAAAAGGCTCGTTGTTGGTGGTTTTGAACGTGTTTATGAGATAAATCGTAACTTTAGAAACGAGGGTGTATCTTCACGCCATAACCCAGAGTTTACAATGCTAGAGTTCTATATGGCGTATGCTGATTATAACGATCTTATGGATCTTACAGAAGATATGCTTTCTAAGCTTGTACAAGAAGTTATCGGTAGCGAGGTACTTGAGTATGGAGAGTATAAAATCAACTTTGGTGGTAAGTACGAGCGTATCTCAATGGTTGACTCAATTGTTAAGTATAATGATGATATTACTAAAGAAGATTTGGTAACATTTGAATCTGCTAAAAAGATTGCTGAGAAACTAAAAATAAAAGTCGAAGCTTACCATGAGCTCGGACATTTAATAAATGAAATATTTGAAGAAACTGTTGAACATCAACTTATTCAGCCGACATTTATTACAGATTATCCAGCAGTAGTTTCACCTTTAGCGCGTAGACAAGACAGTAACCCTGAGTTTACCGATAGATTTGAGTTTTTTATTGGAGCACGTGAAGTTGCTAACGGTTTCTCTGAGCTAAATGATGCTGAAGATCAAGCAGAGCGTTTCAGAAAACAAGTTGAAGCAGCAGCATCTGGAGATGATGAAGCAATGCCTTATGACAAAGACTATATCCGCGCACTAGAGTATGGTTTACCTCCTACAGCGGGACAAGGAATCGGTATTGATAGACTTGTAATGTATCTAACAAACTCACAATCAATTAGAGATGTCATTCTATTTCCGCATATGAAGCCTGAGTAA
- a CDS encoding TIGR00645 family protein — MSKFINKILSIIEMFIFGIRWIQAPIYLLLSLVLFGFIYEIYHELYHLFTHYHTIDEDQLIIIALTLCDVVLVANLVVIVVISGYENFVSKMNLDKKSGGQPVWIKKLSPNAVKLKIAGSIIGISSISLLKKFLEVSQATDRDLAWSATIHMVFVISALLIAFTSFIEGKSHKASYDDDH, encoded by the coding sequence ATGAGTAAATTTATAAACAAAATATTATCAATAATAGAAATGTTCATATTTGGAATTCGCTGGATTCAAGCACCAATATATTTACTTCTATCACTAGTTCTATTTGGTTTTATCTATGAGATATATCATGAGTTATATCATCTATTTACTCATTACCATACTATTGATGAAGACCAACTTATTATAATAGCTCTAACACTATGTGATGTTGTACTAGTTGCAAACCTTGTCGTAATTGTAGTTATTAGTGGCTATGAAAACTTCGTAAGTAAAATGAACCTTGATAAAAAAAGTGGTGGCCAACCAGTTTGGATCAAAAAGTTATCTCCAAATGCTGTTAAATTAAAGATCGCTGGCTCAATTATAGGTATTTCTTCTATTTCTCTTTTAAAGAAGTTCCTAGAAGTTTCTCAGGCAACTGACAGAGATTTAGCATGGTCTGCCACTATACATATGGTATTTGTAATATCTGCGCTACTTATTGCATTTACTTCGTTTATTGAAGGCAAATCTCATAAAGCTAGCTATGATGATGATCATTAA
- the glsA gene encoding glutaminase A, which yields MKTKLIRAGSTGKDYYTNIFNAICDKDGFLTKVDILAILDDAGIASDNPRTTKLRAEINKLTVIDKIDFKKFREMTSDSTGIIEKAVNKGFIIPNFKDFRKEIEKIYEETKKNVSGKNATYIPQLARVDSELFAVAFCSVDGQMITLGDFEHPYCVQSTAKPITYCIATEENGEDKVHKHVGREPSGITFNAIALNKYDRPHNPMINSGAIMMCSLIKPEWNLADRFEYITNVWENLAGGETIGFDNAVYHSEKETANRNYALAYFMKEVGAFPQNTNIDTSLDFYFQTCSIQVNAKKMSKIMSSIANGGICPFTHKKIFSPTTIRNCLSMMYSCGMYDFSGEYAFSVGLPAKSGVSGALAIAIPNVGGFAIFSPRLDNNHNSVRGVEFSKRLVEKFSFHNYDHIAHCDKINPVEGRGTIDSNLTLELIWAASNGDLSEIKRAVALGVDISKGDYDKRTALHLAAAEGHEDIVKYLIRKGANLNAKDRWNRTPLEDAIANNHHHIARLLEKVSS from the coding sequence ATGAAAACAAAATTAATTAGAGCTGGATCTACTGGTAAGGACTACTATACAAATATTTTCAATGCTATTTGTGATAAAGATGGTTTTCTGACAAAGGTTGATATTCTAGCTATTTTAGATGATGCAGGTATTGCTAGTGATAATCCCCGTACTACAAAATTAAGAGCTGAAATAAATAAACTAACAGTCATCGATAAGATCGACTTTAAAAAATTTAGGGAAATGACTTCAGATAGTACAGGTATTATTGAAAAAGCTGTTAATAAAGGTTTTATAATCCCAAATTTTAAAGACTTTAGAAAAGAGATTGAGAAAATCTATGAAGAAACTAAAAAAAATGTTTCTGGTAAAAACGCTACATATATTCCTCAATTAGCGAGAGTAGACTCCGAACTTTTTGCTGTTGCTTTTTGTAGTGTAGATGGTCAGATGATTACACTTGGCGACTTTGAACATCCATATTGTGTTCAATCAACAGCTAAGCCTATAACATATTGTATCGCAACAGAGGAGAATGGTGAAGATAAGGTTCATAAGCATGTTGGTAGAGAGCCTAGTGGCATTACGTTTAATGCAATAGCACTAAATAAATATGACCGCCCTCACAATCCAATGATAAACTCTGGCGCAATAATGATGTGCTCATTGATTAAACCAGAGTGGAACCTTGCTGATAGATTTGAATATATAACTAATGTTTGGGAGAATCTAGCTGGTGGTGAAACTATAGGTTTTGATAACGCTGTGTATCATTCTGAAAAAGAAACGGCTAACAGAAACTATGCTTTAGCATACTTTATGAAAGAGGTCGGAGCGTTTCCACAGAATACAAATATTGACACTTCTCTCGATTTTTATTTCCAAACATGTTCTATACAAGTAAATGCGAAAAAAATGTCAAAGATTATGAGCTCTATTGCTAATGGAGGTATATGCCCTTTCACACACAAAAAAATATTCTCTCCAACAACGATTCGTAACTGCTTATCAATGATGTATTCATGCGGAATGTATGATTTTTCTGGTGAATATGCATTCTCAGTTGGATTACCAGCTAAATCAGGTGTCTCAGGAGCACTAGCTATAGCTATACCTAATGTAGGCGGATTCGCAATTTTTTCTCCACGTTTAGATAATAATCATAACTCTGTTAGAGGTGTTGAGTTTAGTAAAAGATTAGTAGAAAAATTTAGTTTTCATAACTATGATCATATTGCACATTGCGATAAAATCAATCCTGTTGAAGGTAGAGGAACTATAGATTCAAACCTAACTCTTGAACTAATTTGGGCAGCGAGTAATGGTGATTTATCAGAAATCAAAAGAGCCGTTGCTCTAGGGGTTGATATTAGTAAGGGTGATTATGATAAAAGGACCGCTCTTCACTTAGCTGCGGCAGAGGGTCATGAAGATATTGTCAAATATCTTATACGCAAAGGTGCCAATCTAAATGCCAAAGATAGATGGAACAGAACTCCTCTTGAAGATGCTATAGCTAATAATCACCATCATATAGCAAGACTCTTAGAAAAGGTTTCTTCATAA
- a CDS encoding glutamine synthetase beta-grasp domain-containing protein, translating into MKVITAEYIWVDGSDPVPHLRSKARVLPFKEFETPDDFPEWSFDGSSTNQATGDNSDCILKPVNFVIDPLRDYGYLVLCEVYNPDGQTPHATNNRAKLRALLASADCQDMWAGFEQEYTMFKDGRPLGWPTTGFPGPQGPYYCSAGNSKAFGRDLVEAHMQACLEAGILFYGINAEVMPGQWEFQIGYRGVDGEDAGILNVADHTHLARWLLERLGEEYGIDISFDNKPIKGDWNGAGLHTNFSTSKTRNPETGREAIKKICAALEKNHKKDILNYGHNLHERLTGKLETSDMNTFSVGDADRGCSIRIPRPVALKGYGYLEDRRPGANADPYVVAMALANAAIN; encoded by the coding sequence ATGAAAGTAATAACTGCTGAATACATATGGGTTGATGGTTCGGATCCTGTGCCTCATCTTAGATCTAAAGCAAGAGTTTTACCATTTAAAGAATTTGAAACTCCAGATGACTTCCCAGAATGGAGCTTTGATGGTTCTTCAACAAACCAAGCTACAGGAGATAATTCAGATTGTATTCTTAAACCTGTTAACTTTGTAATTGATCCACTAAGAGATTATGGTTACTTAGTATTATGTGAAGTTTATAATCCAGATGGGCAAACTCCGCATGCGACAAATAATCGTGCTAAGCTAAGAGCTCTATTAGCTAGTGCTGACTGCCAAGATATGTGGGCTGGTTTTGAACAAGAGTACACAATGTTCAAAGATGGTAGACCGCTTGGATGGCCTACTACTGGATTTCCTGGTCCTCAAGGTCCTTATTATTGCAGTGCTGGTAATAGCAAAGCTTTTGGTCGTGACTTAGTTGAGGCTCATATGCAGGCGTGCCTAGAAGCGGGAATTTTATTCTATGGTATAAATGCCGAAGTTATGCCAGGGCAATGGGAATTTCAAATTGGCTATAGAGGTGTAGATGGTGAGGATGCTGGGATATTAAATGTTGCGGACCATACTCATCTTGCTAGATGGCTACTAGAGAGGCTTGGTGAAGAATATGGTATAGATATATCCTTTGATAACAAACCTATCAAAGGTGACTGGAATGGTGCGGGTCTTCATACTAACTTCTCTACGAGTAAAACTAGAAATCCTGAAACTGGTAGAGAAGCTATTAAAAAGATATGCGCAGCATTAGAAAAAAATCATAAAAAAGATATCTTAAACTATGGTCACAATCTTCATGAAAGATTAACAGGCAAGTTAGAGACTTCTGACATGAACACTTTCAGTGTCGGTGATGCTGATAGAGGATGTTCTATTAGAATTCCTAGACCTGTTGCACTTAAAGGTTATGGTTACCTTGAAGACAGAAGACCTGGCGCAAATGCAGATCCTTATGTAGTTGCTATGGCTCTAGCAAATGCTGCTATTAACTAA